A portion of the Intestinibacillus sp. Marseille-P6563 genome contains these proteins:
- a CDS encoding ATP-binding cassette domain-containing protein, which produces MFLDVRDLTITLKTGEEIAKDISFSIDGGEMLSIVGSSGAGKTTVCKAVMGLLSSNYSISGEVLYRGENLLHCSKKRLQAIYGKEICYIMQNPMTAFPRKKFILK; this is translated from the coding sequence GTGTTTCTTGACGTCAGAGATCTCACTATTACTCTCAAAACGGGTGAAGAAATTGCAAAGGATATTTCTTTTTCAATAGATGGAGGAGAAATGTTGTCCATTGTGGGCAGCTCTGGGGCAGGAAAAACGACGGTATGCAAGGCCGTTATGGGCTTACTTAGTTCTAATTATTCCATTTCAGGTGAGGTGCTTTATAGGGGGGAAAACTTGCTGCACTGTTCAAAGAAACGATTGCAGGCAATCTACGGTAAAGAAATATGCTATATTATGCAAAACCCCATGACAGCATTCCCAAGGAAAAAATTTATATTGAAATGA